From the genome of Malus sylvestris chromosome 13, drMalSylv7.2, whole genome shotgun sequence:
GGTGACAAACTTGAATATCACGGATTCATATAATCCCTATTTTTTTCTCCCTCGTTGTGATTTGTCATAtgataagagaaataaaagagatTACTATAATTTTGAAATACATTCATAGCCCAAAACGGGATGAATATTTACTGAACAAGACAAGAGATTAACCCCCAAGATCACCGGCGGTCACCCACCACATCATAGCCTCTTgtcttggggggggggggatgatGTTCTAGTTGAATATCAAAGTGTAGGATGAACAAACGAATACAAACTACGATATTATTCTATTAATTGAAATCAAATAAACAAGAGCAAAGACGACTGTAAACTCAAGACTATAAGCTTAGGACTAGATTGTGACTGCTTATTGTTCTACGAGATATAAAACATCTATTTATAGTGAAACTAACCTAACCCTAATAAGCAaggaaacaaaaccctaattctaacgGGTTAGGGAGAAAAAcctaaacattaaaataaacctaaatattaaaattttccaacaattcCTTCTACGATGATGTTGGACAATTGCATATGATTCACAATTCTAAACAAGAGTTGTATTAACTTGTTTCATGTAAATCTTTTTCTCGTAGATGATATGAGAGTGAGTCAAAGCAATACCTCCCTCCTCATAATGTACAAAATGAATTGAAAACCATGAATACATGCACAATGTATAAAGATTATGCGCTTGGGAGTGGGACGGTTTGTTGTTGTCTAAAAGTGTTTCCAAGCTGACAAGCTAGCTATATTATTTCCTTGTTTTGTTATTTATGTCATGGACATATATACAAGACTATATCAAAAGAATTAGTATAATACTCTTAAAGATGGAAGCCATTTAGTAGTTGGAACCTTAAAGCTAAGCGCAATAGCCAAATATGTTTCCCCCTTTCATGTCAACACTATTATTTTAGCTTCACCAAATAATAGCATTGAAAGAACACTATTATTTTAGAGCACTTTGCTACTAGATGGTGCACGGTTGTTGAATGCTCAAACTTAATATTCTTAATTACTTTTTGTGCCGGATTTTAAGAGCAAGTTAAATGACTTGAATCATATGTTAATGCGTATTTCGCAGACCAACATCAAATATTATATGAtctattttttacttttaaaccAAATTGAACTAAACTCGTCACTTGTGTCTGTTTCCCCAACAAAACCAAAAGCACTCAATGCGTGCTGAAAATGATCACATAAACCATGCACCTAATCTAACTGCTTTGTAATTTTGATTGTTGGGTATGGACAAAACCTACCATGAGTGCCGCAATACATATTGGGTGACGTAGAAACACGTATGACTGACCGTTTGGCCAATGCGTGAATAACGTGGCTCTAGGGATGTAGCCACATAACGAGCGTCATAAGGGGCATGTCCCTTGTTTCTTCCTCAACTGCTTGACCCTTTGGATTCCGGAGTCCCTCCTGCCGTATAAGGCCCCTCCTCCTTTGTAGTCTAGCTCCGCCGGCTAGCTTTGATAACTTGTTAGAATTGGAATCTCCAACTCATAACTAGCAGGCAATGAATGAAGAGACATACCAGACTACTTGAACAATAAAATTAAATCTTTATAAAGCATATAGTTGCAAGTTAACTTTATGTTCTCTGGGTGAATGTTTCGGGGGTCAGACAGAATGTTGGATTTTGTTCATATGTCATGTTTTGGGTGATTTACTCTAGGGTCATTTTGGTTCCGGTCCTTAATCAACCTAATTGTTAGACTGAaactttgtttgtttaaatattttgatcaagTCCTTAACATCATTTAAGAGATttaactcatgcatttatgcatttaacgtcccacaaattatgaaatttaaacaaattcaaataatatttttaaaatataatcaatacttaaaaataaatattagagtaatattgttcttcacaaaattatagcaagaaaataatgtacccatataattattaacatattttaaaaattaactactgatatattttaaaacataaaataaatacatataattagcatgggtacatttaacaaaataaaaaatgggtacaaataaataaaaaatatgggtacaagtacaaaaaaaaaataaaaaatatgggcacaaaaagaaattaattaaaaatgcgtacaaaataaaaataaaaatatatgataaaaatttagccataaatataaatatactaattgtaacatttttaacactaaatgaatatatttagaaataaaaaatattttattattgaaataattaatgatgttattaatactcaatgaccttgatcaaaaattgaaaagaaataaggttttaatcaaactgagggatgtgaacctaattttacTCTATCCTAATGCATGAATGGTTTCTTGTGTTTTGGGCGTGTTGGTTCCAGAAATAGAGAATGTACTTGTAAATGCAGTAGAACAAGTTGCATACCAGCAATATGTGCCCAAGTCCTCCACATGCCTTGTGCTTGTAAACTTTCCCCACTGCCTTttctttggaagacttgattttTTCCTAATTCCCTTGGCCTTTACTTGAGCTGGTTCATTGATCATATGTTGTTGAAGTTTTCTTTTCGATGGCACTTCTCCAACACCTAAACTTGAGCGTAATCCTTTAACTTCAAATTAAGCGATTCAATTCCTTTTCTTACAAGTTGAGTTGTTCTTCCACAAGGGATGATTCATCAATTAAGCATTGTGAAAGTGAGACAACTAAATATGCCTCATCACTTCATCCTGGAGctttaaaaatattgttttttatataaaCCACGCATCTTCTTTTCAATTGGAATAATGTCTTCAATTTTGGTACTTCGTTAACATTCACATGATTAGAAACCAACTCTTTGTGTCTTTGGTGTCTAAGTGCACTTTCAACTCTTTAACTAGTCGACATTCCTGTAGAAAATATATGCATGTAAAATGTAGGGACCCATTGCTTACGGAGTTTGTATATTGGGTGCAGCCATTCATGATTCTCCAATGTACTGTGTTGCAATAATGCATGCTTCCAAATTGTGGCAGACAAGCTGAAAGCATTGGGCTTCATCAATCTCATTGTGTGGATCCTTCTTTTTGGAAGCTTATTTGGGGACTGCACACTATGCCTAAGATAAAATTCTTCCTATGGTGGATTGCTAACAATTGCCTCCCCACGATGTCGGGCCTATACCAAAAACGCTCATGTGATTCTCCTCTCTGCCAGTTATGTTCTGAATATACAGAAAGTACGGAACGTTCTATTTTGCTTTGCCCTTGGACAAAGGCTATTTCGTTTGCTTCTCCGCTGAACTATCATATTGATATCCAAGCTATTACCTCCTTTGACCAATGGTTTATTGCTTTGGCATCTCTTGGGGAGGGCAATAATCTTAGTAACGGTCGCATCCTCTTTGCCGTGGCCTTCTTTTGCTAGGAAATCTGGAAATCCAGATGTCACGCTTGCTTCAACGGCTTGCCTCCCTTTCCTTCCCTAACTGTCAGGAGGGCTATGTCGTCCATGGTGGAGTTCAATGCAGCCAATCCCCTTGAGATTCTTCAACCATCTCCGGTCGACCCATATCTAGCATCACTCCCTGACAGCcttctcccttttcttttttgaaggtcaactgtgatgcctcatgGTCTATGGATTATAGGCGTTCTGGTTTGGGGGTGGTTATCCGTGACTCCCACGGCTCTTTGGTTGCTGGCAGTTGTGTTAGTGGTTCTGCATCTTCGGTTCTTGAGGCTGAGGCTAAAGCCGCGATTCTTGCTATGCAAACGGCAATATCTCGGAACTTGGACAATGTTCTTTTCGAGTCCGATTCTGCTTCTCTGGTCCAATACATCAATGGGGATAAGAAGAAGGTTTCTTGGTCTATCTTTCAGTTACTACGCCGGATTTGGAATCTCCATCACCgtttccatttttttaaatGGTGTTGGGTTCCTCGCCAAGTGAATTCGGCAGCCAATTGGGTCGCCTCGCATTGTAGAAGAGGGATGTGTCCGTAGGTCTGGGTATCCAGAACCCCATCCGCTCTAGTTCATATCCTTTCCATTGATGGACTTCCTTGTCCCCAATGACTTAGCTCTTGGATGCTTGGTTCTTAAGGATAATGACTCAGCTAGGCTATATGTCTCCCCTATATGTCCTTAAGTTCCATGTCTCTCCTGCTTATgtgttttgttctttcttttggtCGACTTTGGCTTGTATTCTCTGTTGTTATTTATGGAAGAGTATCTCtgttcaaaaaaagaaaaaacaaaagctgAAAGCATTGGGCCTAGCTTTTGTGAAAACTTatccttagaccatctccaacccttaggCTAAAagacaaattttttagcccgaaaaatttggcttttagcccagaaacatcttttctgctccaaccattctggcctaaaattttagcccggaattattaaagaatcaacttaggctaatttttttcttaaattaatttaaaaaataaaaaataaatatgtagactattgtaaattaattttatgaacattttaatctaaagaaatttaaattcctataaatattgaaaaatcattaaatttttcacaaagcaagctttcaactttcaccaaccttAATTAATAAGACATAAATTTAATAAAGTACATAAACCACATAATAAacaacataaacttaatacaaacgacaattaataaacttaattaataaagcacataattcatacactacataaacttaaCAATCATATCCACCATCTTCACTTGGTGATGGACTTCGTTGAAATGTTGGGATATAGGGTTCAGATGATTCATCATCTTGAAACATACTCCTTGAGGCAGACTTTCGCAtaatttccttttgcttatcacgtaagaacttcttcctctctggagTGTATTTGCTGAGGTCCTTCATCATGAATTCAATTTCAAACCTATTTTCCTCCCTATCCGAGATTTCCGCATTCGGGCCGCTTCTTCTTGGCGACCGCTATGAGTTTCGTGCAATTTTGCAATTCCGGTAGCAAAGTCTCCCCTCATCGAATCTTGGgtcttcccttttctctttgcttccttttgcttatctcttccTGGGGGCCTTGCTAAAGAAGGAGATGGGGTCATTTCATCGACACCTTCATTTCTCGGTGCGGCTTCACGttgaaataatcttccccatTGTTGGTCGACATCGGTTGCCCACCttggacaatccttgaggacgtCCCAAGCATGTTGCaacttaaaaacttgattttttttgtgttactcttgtcttgtaaatttccattgctttgtcaccctatgcaaaaaatacataaaaataattagttgcaaaataatattatgtacatgacaaataaaatatcaagaaaAAAACTCACAATTTCTATGGCGCTCCTTCCACTAGGCATGCCAACCAtggctctctccaagcttcccttccataaagtgcatgctttgttgatagtcttccaccgatcataaacaccaccacTGTCCCGCCTGCCGCCGTTGCAgttttcttgaaactttgcaatgattttatcccacaaaacctttttattttgatttgtgccaactgcaccatcttcgctaacagaaactcatgccaagcataaagaaacatcttcctcacaggtccaattacgacctctaacatgctctcttgccatgttgaacaatttggaaatggaaagaaatggtagaaagataaattggaagaattgtaggagaaaattgagttttgtgtggatgtttgaacaaatacataggtatttatagagtttttgggtaaattttatgttaaataaatttatttaattattttagccgttggattttaatttgggccgttagatctttttttttattgttagatTTGAGTATATTCAATctcaaccgttggattcaatgtattttaaaataacatattttttaaaaatgaaatttgaatatggaccgttggatcaaccaacggtccTTAAAAGATGGTCGTCAGATGCGGAAAAGAGCCGTTGGGCTCAGGCAAGTGGGCTACATGGCCCTGACGCTGGGGTCTCATGCTGTCGGGACGTGATGGCAACCAGCCCGCGTGGGGCGCGTCCGCGAGTGACCGGGCCGAGACTGGCCCAAAATCAGGCGAGTCCACGCGTGTTTGGGGGGAATTTGGAGGGGAATTTGGCCCAACTTTagcatttggcttttagcccaatgtTTTAGCTTGGGTTGGATGGTGTTTGGGGGGAAATTTGGCAaatagcccagggttggagttGTTGGTCTTATGTGCAAAATAATACTCGTGGAATGTAAGAGGAAAAACTTAAGCTGTGGCCCTTGATGTGGACCGCTAGGAATAGCTCTCGACCATTGCTTAAATAACTAAATGAATGACACAATTTTCTCATTACTTGACAACCCACAAGCAAATATAATTCTCTGGGTGTGATGGTTAACTCCTACAAATGGAGCAACGATCATACTATACTTATTTGTGTTATAATTCGTATTAAAAGCAACTACATCACCAAAAAAACAAGTACGATTTTCTTGCAGTAGAATCAACCCAAAAACAATGGTTCAACCCTGATCATCTCTAtcaattttgaaataaaaagatgggttcttttccttttttgaaCCAAAATATTCAAGAAGCATGTCGGCATCATGTCccttgatatttttcttcaaatcTCTTTCAACGTTTCTCAAATCCTTGTTAATACATCCAATGTTTGCAATTCCACCTGCCTCAAACTCCATTATTCTGAATTGTTGACTGGTAGGTACATTGCACTGCTTAGTGTTTCCATGTGAAACTTCTTTGCTTTCAAAACTTTGCAGTGTGAAGGTAGTAGAAGTACGTTTGTAGGAGTTGAAGGTACATGCTTATAATACTCTTCAAAGTTACAAATAGATCACTTCGTCCCAAACTTGTCAGAAAGATGCTTAACTTTGCCTTACAACTCCTTCGTTATCTTTGCAAACAATTTGCCTTAGCTTTGCCTCATTCTTCATTATTCTTCTTTGTTTTATGATAAGTTTCGTCTGGTTCACCTTTCTTAGAACAAACAAATTGTTTCAAGGTAATTTCTTTcgttcatttttcttcttactTTAACCCATTCTGACACTAAACCCAACTTTTAAAtcatcctttttcttcttctccttctttctccttgcacTTTCAACACCAGCAAAACTTTACTAAGCTTGGCACATAAGTCGGGGATGACTATGGAATTGACGGAGAGCGATTGTGCTCCAAATGAAACGAAGTCTGCGAGATAGAGAAATGTGTGGGCTGCTTTGGTGTGGCTAGCATTTTGCTGGTGTTGAAAGTGCAAGGTGACagtttatgatgatgatgaggtcTTCGTGCTTTTGGTTTGTAGAGATTTAGTACGCGAGGCTTGAGATCAAGTTCATGTATAAAAGTGAAAGGAATTATTCTGGCTATATATGATAGGCTTGATAAGCCAACGTGATGATCAAATGAGTTGGTTATGTTTGCTTTCTCGTCTGGTTGTCATTCATGCATTGTTCTTGTAATAACGAAATCATACAGGATTTAAGTGGTTCATCAATTCGGCTACGTCCACCAGAGTTGTATATGTATTTGTATTTCACTATGTAAGAGAGATTTACAACATACAATGAAGATGACTTAGAGCCTTTAAGAAATGGATGATGAAAGATGACTGGTCAGAGAAGGAAAGAGATCTTCTTGTTGCTCGGTGTGTCGTTGCTCATGCGTTCGTTCTTCCCCCCTTTTATAGAGAGATGAATCATATATATCAAGACTGAAGTTGgatgcttgaaatcttcacttACGTCTCAAGTAGTCCACCTGTTATCATCTCATTGCAAGATTTGGAACAAAATCGAATAAGAGAATATTGCAGCCAAATGATTGATATCCCTATAGGTTGATGAGTAATCACTTTCTAATACATAAGGTGTTGCCACCTGCATGATATATTAGACACACGTACAAGCTATAGACCTCCCGCCACCACATTTTAGAGTGGTGAGTAATCACCAAGTCATTAGTTCTCAATGATTACCAACTTACCACCTCATCTTTGGAGAAAATCAAAGACAAAACTACTCAAAATAGTCCCACCTCAAGCTCTCGGCTCTTTGTTGCTGGTTGTATTTTGAATTAAACCAAAGAGGCATATAGCAATGATGAGTTGCCATTAACAAGTAAAAAGCAATTTTAAGGCCTAACAAACAATCTAATGAGGATGGCAAATAATAGAAACCTCTCGAGCTAGGCTTAAGATTATATTCTTGTAGTGAAAGACTCTTTACTAATTTACATGCTAAATATACGAGTTCTTATAGGCATAATGtataaaaggaaattgaaataaaaattgCTACAGttgtaataaaattaaatactcacatacacacacgcataTATAtactcgttttttttttaagaatggTATTACAtgaaccctttttttttatttaattaattcgtGCTATGCATTTTGTTTAGGTATAACACAATTATATAACCTCATTAATTTTCCTACCATTAGATTAATTCAGCGTTCATATAAAAGAGGTCTTTGCAGGTTCTCAAAATGAAGACCTCATGAGAGCAACTATGTACATCTGAGTGTTATCTTTTCGAGCCAACCCCTACACTCTTGTAACTGATAATATTGTTCGACTTTCATACATAAGGAGTCATTTCTTCTTAACTTACACATATTCAAAAGTACACCTCTTACAACTACTAAAAAAGTTAGACGTGGATTGATTTGCTGGACAATGTATTATTCTTTTACTCATTACGCACCAGATTCAAATCTCAATCTCATAATtaatttagataaatttaatataaattatctattatttgtaaaaataaaatactttaaatttatgtttACGAAACAAATTCTAGAACTAGAAATGATGTAAAGTATtttattcatataattttttagCTGGTATTTCGTTTTATGCAAGCGATAGTGATAAGGGAAGAATCAAACTTATCCTTGATATCTATTTTTTGAGGGGCCATTAGAATTTCGATGCAGAGTCAGAGTAAGATTGGCAATCTCGAATCTCTATCCTTTCTATTTCCTGTGTGAGTGCTCGAGCCTAGGATGCCATATGCCAACTTGTCaggacccccccccccccctcccaacccaaaacccatttgATTACGTGCCCTCCAGCTAATTGTTCCCACACCTCTACTCATCTATACAACACATTTTTTCCCTTTATTATTTGTCTCTTTAACAATCTCCTGAGCCACCATCCATTCACAATAGCTGATGCTGACTTGTTTGCATATCACCCCTTCTTGCTGCATTTTATGTCGAAAATCTCGTAAGTTTTCTTTACTTTTCATGTCCAAATTCTCAATTTATTATTTACCAAACGAGTTTGGCTTCGGTAGTTCAACCTATAAAGtaatctgattttttttaacactcTTTACTGTTCGATTGTTTAGAAtcaatttttacttttcatatcCTGAATTACTCGGTTATTCTGGACGAAGAAAAATTGTTATAAAACATTGAAAAGTTATATAACCCCCTAAAGAGAAGGGAAAGTTTGTTGATTTCTGCCGACATGGTCGGTGGATCTATCGATGATTGTACAAGTGAGTTTTGATCTCCAGAATCTGTtagtcattttatttttcaaagaaaagaaagcacTTTGAGAGGTTCCTGTTTTTGGCACAAAGAGGGCAACGCATGATGCACCCGTTTGCacattgattaattaataaaaagagaCGACTACCGGCACACTTTTGAGAATCTTTAATAGGAGTATCACATGATTAGATATGTAAGACAAACTAATAAGACGTTATCACGTTGACATAAGAGCAAACGAACAAACGAACAAAATGATGGCACATTGACACGAGCAATGTCGGTttaaccaaacaacaaaatagtttttgtgtgtgtgtgtgtgagagagagagagagagagagataggccAAAGAAAGACACTGCTCCCACTGAAGTTTTTCCCATGACACGCCACATTCATCAGAAAAGCATACTAAAAAGAGGCCTCTCTAGCACACAGTTTTTTCGTTGTGATGCTAAACCTTCCTTTCTATTCCTTTCTCCAGCTGAGTAAGAAATAGATGCCTCATGACTCATCAATGACTCTTAGTTGCTTAAGCTAATCAGATCAGTAACGCGTGTCAGAAAAACAGCATCTTCCGTATCTTTTGCATACTATTCCTGTTCAAAGCTCGAAAGTAATGATTGCCAGAATATTCTCAAAGACAGTCGCTCACAGGCGCATCGGTGGGTGTCCATGCATGCGGATGCGGACTACTGCCCTAAAATGCCAGTAGAAATATGAACTCAAGTGAAATTATCTCATGGTTGGAATTGGAAGTTCGAAGAGTCTCATGTGTTACTCTTTTTAACCTACCAAAGGTACGAGACATCGTCCCTAATATGTCAGAGAGACAGATGTACATTGCATTTGGGAAGCTGGCAAGGTATTTTTTAGTATGTTTTGTGATAACCTTTACCATCAGGACATTTAGCCCTTGCATCGTTAGTCAAAAATataataaacgttatttaacgACTAAAAATCTCTACGTATATAGAATACATCGAAACATAGTAGAGTTTTCAAGCTAGAAACCCTTGGATCAAAAAGAGGGAAATACAGTACTCGGGAGATGGGTCCCCGCAGAGCCTATGTTTGCACCCGAATTAATAAACTTGTTGACATCAGGCACCTCTTGGGACCCAATTGTAAATTCAAATTGCTTAATTAGGCTCGAGCTTAATCTCAAACTTGTTTggaattaattttaaaatagtttaaaaaatttagagaaaatatttataaaaccaattcttaataaaaatgtaagtgAATTATGAAAgaacacttcaagtgttttatgtataaaatatataactggtgtttcttgcaaaaaaatactttaagtatttttagaattcaaatttaaaaaaaaaaaaaaatttaaaaacagttTCAAATGAGCCATACAACCATAAGATAAATATTAGAAATTTAATCTACCAAAGAATGAATCAACAATGTGCATTCTACTCTAAAAACACTAGAAGATAATGGTAAAAAGAAGAATATCGAGGTTTATCAATACAAAATTCGTCATGCACAAATAATTTCCACGGAGCTAATGCAAATTTTTAGCAAAAATGAGTAACAATTTACTTTATTTCATTATCATATTAACCAAATTACAACGGACCAACCTACAAGGCTACTACACCATTATAATTCAGACAGATAAATTAAGgccaaagagaaaaaaaattaaagagagatttgaagagagagagagagagagagagaatttacTTCCCATCTGTGTTCTTTCAGCTTTAACTTCAAGTGTCAGTGAACAGAAACCCTTGTTCCTCAAGGGCATTTTTGGAAATGTAAAATCAGCAGTAGGCAACTCCCATCTCTTTCTGTCTTGGttttcttcctcttcaattGTTTGCTCAGCCGTAGATCCGTGAATCTGCCACCACATTATTAATTCCACCTTCCTTGTCTGCTTCCGTTTCCGTCAAAACAAACAGAGCATAACAGAAAACAGAGCAACACTGAAAACAGTGTAAACTAATGGGTGGCTAGCCACCAGCTGGACTGAGCTGGACGCCGTATGGGGAGGAGGGTTATAATAGTAAAACGGAAAGTACGGCACAATTGGGTTCGGCGGCGGTGGCACTGGGTAGTTCTTGCCATTCGGCGGAGGATAAAACGCACCCCCGCCACCCCCGCTGCCGCCTTGCGGTGGCGGGTAGTTGTAGTAAGTGGGCTGGGAAGGTGGAGGAGGAGAGTAGTAGGTGGTTCCGGAGCTCGGTGGCGTGGGAGGCGGCGGACAGTTGGAGGATGAGGATGGCGGAGAAGGCGGCGGAGATGAGGGCGGAGGAGGCGACGGTGGAGGAGGGGATGGCACTTTGCCACATGGGTTTTCGCAGACAGAGCACATTTCGCATTCGATCTGCTCCTTGGAAGTCACTTTAGGCTTCGGCAGCGGCGAAGAAAGCGTTGTGGTGGCGACGGTGAGTAGAAGTAGAAGCTTGAGAGAGAAGTGGGTCTGATGAGTAAATTTCATGGTTAGCTCAGAAAGATCAAGAAAAAGTAGAGAACAATGGAAAAATGGAGTGGGAAGTGGAGGAGTGAGAGTGTTGATAGactttaagagagagagagagagagagaaggcgcGGGGGCAAGTAATGGTCTTGTCTTTGAAGCTACACCACAACTTTTTGTAAGAGTGGGTTTAAATAAGGGGTGTGTAAATACTAAATAGTAGAGTGAGACGAAGGAGCTGGTTAAAGTTGTAAAAAGAGGACACCGAACCGACGCGTTTTACTTTCACAGAAAGTGGCCTCATATTACTCGGAGGACGTTTAGGGCAAAAGTCCAGAATTTGAGCTTAAAGCTTAGCTAATAGATGGGGGGTGGTGGGGTGGGCGTGGGGGGCGCCTTTGATTTTTAGGGGGGGGGGTATCCCTTGTCCTCAATTTCGGCCTGAGCAGAGGAAAGGTGACGTGTATTAACCTTTTTTTCAGTTACATGGGTTGTATTATCCTAATGCCATAGGTGACATGTGACGAAATGTACTAGTGCAATGTTGGGAGTTGATGAGTTTTTCAAGCATGAGAGAAGCTGACACATGAAAAGATGGATTGTATATGCGCATGAGTTGAGCCCTATTTTGTTTCATGTCACTAGATAGACGGAACCATTAATTTTCTAGTGTGTGGAATTTACATTCTCATTAAATAGCGCATGAGCAC
Proteins encoded in this window:
- the LOC126595607 gene encoding leucine-rich repeat extensin-like protein 3; this encodes MKFTHQTHFSLKLLLLLTVATTTLSSPLPKPKVTSKEQIECEMCSVCENPCGKVPSPPPPSPPPPSSPPPSPPSSSSNCPPPPTPPSSGTTYYSPPPPSQPTYYNYPPPQGGSGGGGGAFYPPPNGKNYPVPPPPNPIVPYFPFYYYNPPPHTASSSVQLVASHPLVYTVFSVALFSVMLCLF